The DNA sequence GCTTCATTATGTAGTACAGGTGTTTCAACTTCAAGGAATCCTTGGTTATCAAGATAACGGCGAATTTCTGAAACGATACGACTGCGAGTTACGAAGCGTTCAAAGCTTTCCCGATTGGAAATTAAATCCAAATAACGCTTACGATAAATCGTTTCAACGTCTGTTAGTCCATGGAATTTTTCTGGTAATGGACGAAGTGCTTTAGAGAGATGTGTGATGTGAGTTGCTTTGATTGACAGCTCTCCCATATCTGTGCGCATAATCTCACCTTCAATACCAAGGAAGTCCCCAATATCCGCTTTTTTGAAAATTTGATAATTCTCTTCACCAACAGTATCTTTTCTGACATAGATTTGAATTTGACCTTCACGGTCTTGGATATGAGCAAAACCGACTTTGCCTTTCCCGCGCTTGGTCATAAGTCGTCCTGCAATGGTAGCAGTTTCTGCTAATTCATGTAGCTCTTCTTTTGTTTTATCACTATATTTTTCTTTTAATTGGGCAGAATCTGCGGTGCGTTCAAAACGTTTACCAAATGGGTCAATACCTTGTTCTGCTAAAGCAGCCATTTTTTCACGACGAATCAGCTGCTGGTCATTTAATTCTTCAATATGTTCAGTAGTCATATTCTTCCTCCTAAAGTTTACCTTCCTCATTCTATCATAAATAAGGCAGAAATTCACCTATAAATAAAGAAAAAACCGTGATTTTATACGCTCACGGTTTCAATTGTTTTTAAGTGATCAACATTGTTCCAATCAAGAAGTGTAAAATGCTCAAAATCTTGTGTTTCAAGAATGGTGACACTTCCATTTGTAAGACCGCCCTGCTGGCGAATTTGAGCAAAGTCATAACCTAGTAACAAACGTAAAGAAGCAGTTAAATTCGCTCCATGACCAACAAAAAGAAGATTTTTATAAGATTGTCCTTTTTGTGATTTAATGAAGTCTATTGTACGTCGGGTAGTATTGTAGACTGATTCCGCACCAAAAATAGAGTTGTTAAATTTCGCCAGATTATGACGGAAAGCTTCCATTTGATGAGGATAGATAGCCG is a window from the Streptococcus anginosus subsp. whileyi MAS624 genome containing:
- a CDS encoding histidine phosphatase family protein, encoding MKLYFVRHGKTQWNLEGRFQGANGDSPLLETSIEELHLLGKHIAHIKFDKIFSSDLPRAMATAQIINSENHFSQVVEPHAELREWQLGSLEGQKISTITAIYPHQMEAFRHNLAKFNNSIFGAESVYNTTRRTIDFIKSQKGQSYKNLLFVGHGANLTASLRLLLGYDFAQIRQQGGLTNGSVTILETQDFEHFTLLDWNNVDHLKTIETVSV